The following are from one region of the Chloroflexota bacterium genome:
- a CDS encoding GAF domain-containing protein, with translation MNRSKHRSVNLTRRQIQFSQALNRAAEILQRGARSETDVCQIIGEQIVELGLHGMLAMLDATRENFVVRALAQSPRAMRVIAQIERATGMQMRGFSFPATQVEIIQQVLVKSKAIWTPRSWDSVLQMIPPIARSVVKPIANPYAAHPGICAPILMNDQARGVLLISGQDLSQADLPAIQAFANHIAIAIENARLYTSLRASEERFRAFIEQGSDLFFLLDPTGAIQYASPSTERLLGYSADHAMGKRVFDFIHPDDLPETTRAFEHRLAHPGAADTALHARVRHRDGAWRVLEVIGNNLLDNHTMQGIVLTCRDVTDRARAEESSRASEARLRTAFENLPFDFWVCNREGRYIAQNSTSLQHWGNVIGKCPEELDLPAGILEKWRANNTRALAGEIVTDEAEYIQNGARCTYFEIISPVREAGEIQGILGVNLDITERKRAEDTLRAREQYLTALNDITRAALAAQDFATLTQTLADQLGRMLNSDECFITVWDAEHQRTIPASASAESRDTYSRVRVQPGEMTMTESVLRAGHPLVAEDVFNTPYIAPRIAAAYPTRSMLGLPLIANNRKLGAALIGFNSPHHFTEDEIARGEQAARHIALAFAQAHLLQETRARAAELEAVRQASITLTTSLDLKTVLNSILDGVLRLASDANDTHVFLFANDHLSFGAARYADIARTTPWAEPRRDGVTYTVAQTGLPFIIPHTSTHPLYTNTDADWGGSIVSLPLKIGERVVGVMNVAYWQPREFDPAFVRALQLLGDQAALAIENARLYQAERARAAELEAVRRATITLTSSLDLASVLRSILNSAFALIPLLNNAHIFLYRDDKLIFGAARAADDFLDAPFAEPRENGLTYSVARSGEIISVREQKEHPLFADLPRDWRGSIIGLPLKIGAQVVGVMNLAFQAPRDLAPSEVETLGLLGDQAALAIENARLFEAERAARAQSEILRQAAQAVSTSLNLSGLLESILEQLKRVIPNDTASVLLFDANGAPELIAGMGYANELETNRAAKTLLKDSRILAQMMRDQQPVNLPDVHQHPDWIWVEGAEHVSAFLGVPIIAGQRMIGVLMIDHHLPNTFHATDVQLAQTFAQHLAVPLENARLFEQTQQRAREFAALYETARDLAGQTEMAPLLDTIIERVMRALDVPDGVIYLYDSARDELITATRRGLPFPLHTHLSSSAGVSGFVVRTRQPQIIDDYEHWEHRRPEYAAAPLRAVAQVPILYSGELIGILGVAELAPSTRKFNDNDLRLLSLFASQTASAVHHARLHAETQQRAQQLAALSDITRDLATQHDASILIQSITERAVALLGASSGSVHLYDATRDDLELALSTRFLSDVGVRRKMNEGLVGRVATSRQTIIANDYATMSDRLPQYDSIGMSALICTPMLYGGALIGVLTVNEFAPSTRRFTQTDADLLTLFAGHAASAIHNARLLAETQQGAEQLAW, from the coding sequence ATGAATCGTTCGAAACACCGATCCGTCAACCTGACGCGGCGGCAAATCCAGTTTTCGCAGGCGCTCAATCGCGCCGCCGAAATACTGCAACGCGGCGCGCGCAGCGAAACGGACGTGTGCCAGATCATCGGCGAACAGATCGTCGAGTTGGGACTCCACGGGATGCTCGCCATGCTCGACGCCACGCGCGAGAATTTCGTCGTGCGCGCGTTAGCGCAATCCCCCCGCGCGATGCGCGTCATCGCGCAGATCGAACGCGCGACCGGCATGCAGATGCGGGGCTTTAGTTTTCCGGCGACGCAAGTCGAAATCATCCAACAGGTCTTGGTAAAAAGCAAAGCGATTTGGACGCCGCGCAGTTGGGATAGCGTCCTGCAGATGATTCCACCCATCGCCCGTTCGGTCGTCAAGCCGATTGCCAATCCCTACGCCGCACATCCCGGCATTTGCGCGCCCATCCTGATGAACGATCAAGCGCGCGGCGTCTTGCTCATCAGCGGGCAAGACCTCAGCCAAGCCGATCTGCCGGCGATCCAAGCATTCGCCAATCACATCGCGATTGCGATTGAGAACGCGCGCCTGTATACGTCGCTGCGCGCGAGCGAAGAACGATTTCGCGCGTTCATCGAGCAAGGATCCGATCTGTTCTTTCTCCTCGATCCGACCGGCGCGATTCAATACGCGAGTCCATCTACCGAACGACTACTGGGTTACAGCGCCGATCACGCGATGGGCAAGCGCGTGTTCGATTTCATTCACCCCGATGATTTGCCCGAAACGACGCGCGCGTTCGAACATCGCCTCGCTCACCCCGGCGCGGCAGACACCGCGCTCCACGCGCGCGTGCGCCATCGCGATGGCGCGTGGCGTGTGCTCGAAGTGATCGGCAACAACTTGCTCGACAACCATACGATGCAGGGCATCGTGTTAACATGTCGCGATGTGACCGACCGCGCGCGCGCCGAAGAATCCTCGCGCGCGAGCGAAGCGCGTCTGCGGACCGCGTTCGAAAACCTACCGTTCGATTTTTGGGTCTGCAATCGCGAAGGACGTTACATCGCGCAAAATTCCACTTCGCTTCAGCACTGGGGCAACGTCATCGGCAAGTGTCCCGAAGAACTCGACCTGCCTGCCGGCATCTTGGAGAAATGGCGAGCCAACAACACGCGCGCGCTCGCCGGCGAAATCGTCACCGACGAAGCGGAATACATCCAGAACGGTGCGCGCTGCACGTACTTTGAAATCATCTCGCCCGTCCGCGAAGCGGGCGAGATTCAAGGCATTCTCGGCGTCAACCTGGACATCACCGAACGCAAACGCGCCGAGGACACGCTGCGCGCGCGCGAACAATATCTCACGGCGCTCAACGATATTACGCGCGCCGCGCTCGCCGCCCAGGATTTCGCCACGCTCACGCAAACACTCGCCGATCAACTCGGCAGAATGCTCAATTCGGATGAGTGTTTCATCACGGTCTGGGATGCGGAACATCAACGCACGATTCCGGCGAGCGCCTCCGCCGAATCGCGTGACACATATTCACGCGTGCGCGTGCAACCGGGCGAAATGACGATGACCGAGTCGGTCTTGCGCGCCGGACATCCCCTCGTCGCCGAAGACGTGTTCAACACGCCATACATCGCGCCGCGCATCGCCGCCGCGTATCCCACGCGTTCGATGCTGGGATTGCCCTTGATTGCGAACAACCGGAAACTGGGCGCGGCGCTGATCGGTTTCAACTCGCCGCATCATTTTACGGAGGACGAGATCGCGCGCGGCGAACAAGCGGCGCGCCACATCGCGCTCGCGTTCGCGCAAGCCCATCTGCTCCAAGAAACCCGCGCCCGCGCGGCGGAACTCGAAGCCGTGCGCCAAGCCAGCATCACGCTTACCACGTCGCTCGATCTCAAGACCGTGCTCAACTCGATTTTGGATGGCGTCCTACGGCTTGCCAGCGACGCCAACGACACGCACGTTTTTCTGTTCGCAAACGACCATCTCTCCTTTGGCGCGGCGCGTTACGCCGACATCGCGCGCACAACGCCCTGGGCAGAGCCGCGTCGGGACGGCGTCACGTACACGGTCGCGCAAACTGGTCTGCCGTTCATCATTCCGCATACCAGCACGCATCCGTTGTACACCAACACCGATGCGGACTGGGGCGGCTCGATTGTCAGTTTGCCGCTCAAGATCGGTGAACGCGTCGTCGGCGTGATGAACGTCGCGTACTGGCAACCGCGCGAGTTCGATCCCGCGTTCGTCCGCGCGTTGCAACTCCTTGGCGATCAAGCCGCGCTCGCGATTGAAAACGCGCGTCTGTATCAAGCCGAACGCGCGCGCGCCGCCGAACTCGAAGCCGTGCGCCGCGCGACGATCACGCTCACGTCATCGCTCGATCTGGCGAGTGTTCTGCGTTCGATTCTAAACAGCGCGTTTGCTTTGATCCCGCTCCTCAATAACGCGCACATCTTTTTGTATCGCGATGACAAACTCATCTTCGGCGCGGCGCGCGCGGCGGACGATTTTTTGGACGCGCCGTTTGCCGAGCCGCGCGAAAATGGTTTGACCTATTCGGTCGCGCGGAGCGGCGAGATAATTTCTGTACGGGAACAAAAAGAGCATCCCCTTTTCGCCGATCTACCGCGCGATTGGCGCGGCAGCATTATCGGTTTGCCGCTCAAGATCGGCGCGCAGGTCGTCGGCGTGATGAACCTCGCGTTCCAAGCGCCGCGCGATTTAGCACCCTCCGAGGTGGAGACGCTCGGTTTACTGGGCGACCAAGCCGCGCTCGCAATTGAAAACGCGCGCCTGTTCGAAGCCGAACGCGCCGCGCGCGCACAATCGGAAATATTGCGCCAAGCCGCGCAAGCGGTGAGCACCAGTCTCAATTTGTCGGGGCTACTTGAAAGTATATTGGAGCAACTCAAACGCGTGATTCCCAATGACACCGCCTCGGTGTTGCTGTTCGACGCGAACGGCGCGCCGGAATTGATCGCGGGCATGGGCTATGCTAATGAACTCGAAACGAACCGCGCGGCGAAAACCTTGCTCAAGGATAGCCGCATCCTCGCGCAAATGATGCGCGATCAACAGCCGGTCAACCTGCCGGACGTACATCAACATCCGGATTGGATTTGGGTGGAAGGCGCCGAGCACGTCAGCGCGTTTCTCGGTGTGCCCATCATCGCGGGTCAACGCATGATCGGCGTTTTGATGATAGATCACCATTTGCCGAACACGTTCCACGCGACGGATGTTCAACTGGCGCAAACGTTCGCCCAGCATCTTGCCGTACCGCTCGAAAACGCGCGGCTGTTCGAACAAACGCAACAACGCGCGCGCGAATTCGCCGCGCTGTACGAAACCGCGCGCGACCTTGCCGGGCAAACCGAGATGGCGCCCTTGCTCGATACGATCATCGAGCGCGTGATGCGCGCGTTGGACGTGCCCGACGGCGTTATCTATTTGTACGACTCGGCGCGCGATGAATTGATCACCGCTACGCGGCGCGGCTTACCTTTTCCGCTCCACACGCATTTGAGCTCGAGCGCCGGCGTCTCCGGCTTCGTCGTGCGGACGCGTCAGCCGCAGATCATAGACGACTATGAACACTGGGAACATCGTCGTCCGGAATATGCCGCCGCGCCGCTACGCGCGGTCGCCCAGGTGCCCATCCTCTACAGCGGCGAACTGATCGGCATCCTGGGTGTCGCGGAACTAGCACCTTCGACGCGTAAATTCAACGACAACGACCTCCGTTTGCTCTCGCTCTTTGCCAGCCAAACCGCGAGCGCGGTGCATCATGCGCGTCTGCACGCCGAAACGCAACAGCGCGCGCAACAACTCGCCGCGTTGTCCGACATCACGCGCGATCTAGCCACGCAACATGACGCCTCCATACTCATCCAATCCATCACCGAACGCGCCGTCGCGTTGCTCGGCGCGAGTAGCGGCTCGGTTCATCTGTACGATGCAACGCGCGATGATTTGGAACTGGCATTGTCAACCAGATTCCTCTCGGATGTTGGCGTACGCCGCAAAATGAACGAGGGTTTGGTGGGGCGCGTGGCGACGTCGCGCCAAACGATCATCGCGAACGATTACGCGACGATGTCGGATCGTCTGCCGCAATACGATTCAATCGGAATGTCGGCGTTGATCTGCACGCCAATGCTGTACGGCGGCGCGCTCATCGGCGTGTTAACCGTGAATGAATTCGCGCCGAGCACGCGCCGGTTCACGCAAACCGACGCCGACCTGCTCACCTTGTTTGCGGGACACGCCGCGAGCGCGATTCACAACGCGCGCTTGCTCGCCGAAACGCAGCAAGGCGCGGAGCAACTCGCCTGGTAG